In a single window of the Leclercia sp. AS011 genome:
- a CDS encoding molybdopterin guanine dinucleotide-containing S/N-oxide reductase encodes MTTSTKTILTAAHWGPMLVETDGDTVISSRGALPTQHPNSLQTAVRDQVHSKTRVRWPMVRKGFLASPDSPQGVRGQDEFVRVSWDQALDLIDAQHKRIRENYGPSSIFAGSYGWRSNGVLHKAATLLQRYMSLAGGYTGHLGDYSTGAAQAIMPYVVGGNEVYQQQTSWPLVLEHSDVVVLWSANPLNTLKIAWNASDEQGIPYFNALRKSGKRLICIDPMRSETMDFFGESAEWIAPHMGTDVAMMLGIAHTLVENGWQDEAFLARCTSGYEKFADYLLGATDGIAKTAEWAADICGVPAAKIRELAALFHSNNTMLMSGWGMQRQQFGEQKHWMLVTLAAMLGQIGTPGGGFGLSYHFANGGNPTRRAAVLASMQGSVKGGTDAVDKFPVARIVEALENPGGFYQHNGLDRHFPDIRFVWWAGGANFTHHQDTNRLIRAWQKPDLVVISECFWTAAAKHADIVLPATTSFERNDMTMTGDYSNQHMVPMKRVVPPRDEARDDLEVFAELSERWEQGGQERFTEGKTDLEWLETFYQIAGQRGAAQGVTLAPFAEFWEANAIVEMPESDENAQFVRFADFRRDPEGHPLKTESGKIVIHSERIASFQYADCPPHPMWLEPDEWHGNAEPGQLQILSAHPAHRLHSQLNYSSLREQYAVAGREPVTLHPDDANARGIADGDLVRVWNHRGQVLAGAVVSDGIKPGVICIHQGAWPDLDAENGGICKNGAVNVLTKDLPSSKLGNGCAGNTALAWLEKYQGPTLTLTAFDPPASS; translated from the coding sequence GTGACCACTTCTACAAAAACCATTCTGACGGCAGCCCACTGGGGGCCCATGCTGGTCGAAACCGACGGCGACACGGTGATTTCGTCCCGTGGCGCGTTACCGACGCAGCACCCTAATTCCCTGCAAACCGCGGTGCGTGACCAGGTGCACAGCAAAACCCGCGTGCGCTGGCCGATGGTCCGCAAGGGTTTTCTGGCCTCGCCGGATAGCCCACAGGGGGTGCGCGGGCAGGATGAGTTTGTGCGCGTAAGCTGGGATCAGGCGCTGGATCTTATCGACGCGCAGCATAAACGTATTCGTGAGAACTATGGCCCATCGTCCATTTTTGCCGGGTCGTACGGCTGGCGTTCGAACGGCGTGCTGCATAAAGCTGCCACCCTGCTTCAGCGCTATATGAGCCTGGCGGGCGGCTACACCGGCCATCTGGGGGATTACTCCACCGGCGCGGCGCAGGCCATCATGCCTTATGTTGTAGGCGGCAACGAGGTGTACCAGCAGCAGACCAGCTGGCCGCTGGTGCTGGAGCATAGCGACGTGGTGGTGCTGTGGAGCGCCAACCCGCTCAACACCCTGAAAATTGCGTGGAACGCTTCCGACGAGCAGGGGATCCCTTACTTCAACGCGCTGCGTAAAAGCGGCAAGCGCCTGATCTGTATCGATCCGATGCGCTCCGAAACCATGGATTTCTTCGGTGAGAGCGCCGAGTGGATCGCCCCGCATATGGGCACCGATGTGGCGATGATGCTCGGTATCGCCCATACGCTGGTGGAAAACGGCTGGCAGGACGAGGCGTTCCTTGCGCGTTGTACCAGCGGCTATGAAAAATTTGCCGACTATCTTCTCGGCGCGACCGACGGCATCGCCAAAACTGCCGAGTGGGCCGCCGACATCTGCGGTGTTCCGGCGGCGAAAATCCGCGAACTGGCAGCGTTATTCCACAGCAACAACACCATGCTGATGTCCGGCTGGGGGATGCAGCGCCAGCAGTTTGGCGAGCAGAAGCACTGGATGCTGGTCACCCTCGCCGCGATGCTCGGCCAGATCGGCACCCCGGGCGGCGGCTTTGGTCTGTCGTACCACTTCGCCAACGGCGGCAACCCGACGCGGCGCGCGGCGGTGCTGGCCTCGATGCAGGGCTCGGTCAAGGGCGGGACGGACGCGGTGGATAAATTCCCGGTGGCCCGTATTGTCGAGGCGCTGGAAAACCCGGGCGGCTTCTATCAGCACAACGGACTGGATCGCCACTTCCCGGACATTCGCTTCGTCTGGTGGGCGGGCGGCGCTAACTTTACCCATCACCAGGATACCAATCGTCTGATCCGCGCCTGGCAAAAGCCGGATCTGGTGGTGATCTCCGAGTGCTTCTGGACCGCGGCGGCGAAGCATGCCGATATCGTCCTGCCGGCCACCACCTCGTTTGAACGTAATGACATGACCATGACCGGCGACTACAGCAACCAGCATATGGTGCCAATGAAGCGGGTGGTGCCACCGCGCGATGAAGCGCGTGATGATCTGGAGGTGTTTGCCGAGCTGAGCGAGCGCTGGGAGCAGGGCGGACAGGAGCGTTTTACCGAAGGCAAAACCGATCTTGAGTGGCTGGAGACTTTCTATCAGATCGCCGGACAGCGCGGCGCGGCACAGGGCGTCACCCTGGCCCCTTTTGCTGAGTTCTGGGAAGCCAATGCCATCGTTGAAATGCCGGAGTCCGACGAAAACGCGCAGTTCGTACGTTTCGCCGATTTCCGTCGCGACCCCGAGGGCCATCCGCTGAAAACCGAAAGCGGCAAAATTGTGATCCACTCTGAGCGGATCGCCAGCTTCCAGTATGCCGACTGTCCGCCGCACCCGATGTGGCTGGAGCCGGACGAGTGGCATGGCAATGCCGAGCCCGGGCAGTTACAGATCCTGTCTGCCCACCCGGCGCACCGTCTGCACAGCCAGCTCAACTACTCTTCCCTGCGCGAGCAGTACGCGGTGGCCGGGCGCGAGCCGGTGACGCTGCACCCGGATGACGCCAACGCGCGCGGCATTGCCGACGGCGACCTGGTGCGCGTCTGGAACCATCGCGGTCAGGTGTTGGCCGGAGCGGTGGTCAGCGACGGCATCAAGCCGGGGGTGATCTGCATTCACCAGGGGGCATGGCCGGATCTGGATGCTGAAAATGGCGGGATTTGTAAGAACGGGGCGGTCAACGTGCTGACCAAAGATCTCCCCAGCTCGAAGCTGGGGAATGGCTGCGCGGGGAATACCGCCCTGGCGTGGCTGGAAAAATATCAGGGGCCGACGCTTACGCTGACGGCGTTTGATCCGCCTGCCAGCTCATAA
- a CDS encoding N-acetyltransferase — protein sequence MIRKWLSDDVEPLLVLWLESTTVAHPFIDAQYWQESEAVVREVYLPSAETWVWEEDGQLRGFISVMQSVYIGALFVDPAYAGKGIGHALIHHVQQRYPSLSLEVYQKNSRAVNFYHAQGFRIEDSAWQEDTQHPTWLMSWQADQTPSA from the coding sequence ATGATCCGCAAATGGCTCAGTGACGATGTCGAGCCGCTGCTGGTCCTCTGGCTGGAGAGCACCACCGTCGCCCACCCGTTTATCGATGCGCAGTACTGGCAGGAGAGCGAGGCGGTCGTGCGGGAGGTCTACCTGCCGTCGGCAGAGACCTGGGTGTGGGAAGAGGACGGCCAGCTTCGGGGTTTCATCAGCGTGATGCAGTCCGTCTATATCGGGGCGCTGTTTGTCGACCCGGCGTATGCCGGAAAGGGGATCGGGCATGCGCTGATCCACCATGTGCAGCAGCGCTACCCGTCGTTAAGCCTGGAGGTTTACCAGAAGAACAGCCGGGCGGTGAATTTCTACCATGCTCAGGGCTTTCGGATTGAAGACAGCGCCTGGCAGGAAGATACCCAACACCCGACCTGGCTTATGAGCTGGCAGGCGGATCAAACGCCGTCAGCGTAA
- the tag gene encoding DNA-3-methyladenine glycosylase I: MQRCGWVSQDPLYIAYHDKEWGVPETDGKNLFEMICLEGQQAGLSWITVLKKRENYRQAFHQFDPVLVAGMTTADVDRLVLDAGIIRHRGKIEAIIGNARAYLAMEENGERFSDFVWSFVDNNPQVTQAATLAEIPTSTPASDALSKALKKRGFKFVGTTICYSFMQACGLVNDHVTACHCHPGGQYDPQMAQ, encoded by the coding sequence ATGCAACGTTGTGGCTGGGTTAGCCAGGATCCGCTCTACATCGCCTATCACGATAAAGAGTGGGGCGTGCCGGAAACTGACGGAAAGAATTTATTTGAGATGATCTGCCTTGAAGGCCAGCAGGCTGGGTTGTCCTGGATCACCGTGCTTAAAAAGCGGGAAAACTATCGCCAGGCCTTCCATCAGTTCGATCCTGTTCTGGTCGCCGGGATGACCACCGCTGACGTCGACAGGTTAGTACTGGATGCGGGCATTATTCGCCATCGCGGCAAAATCGAAGCCATCATCGGTAACGCCCGGGCTTATCTGGCGATGGAAGAGAACGGCGAGCGCTTTTCCGATTTCGTCTGGTCCTTTGTCGATAACAATCCGCAGGTGACTCAGGCGGCAACGCTGGCAGAGATCCCCACCTCGACGCCCGCTTCAGACGCCCTGTCAAAAGCGCTGAAAAAGCGCGGCTTTAAGTTCGTCGGCACCACCATCTGTTACTCCTTTATGCAGGCCTGCGGGCTGGTTAACGATCATGTTACCGCCTGCCACTGCCATCCCGGAGGTCAATATGATCCGCAAATGGCTCAGTGA
- a CDS encoding autotransporter domain-containing protein yields the protein MIIKKISGRHAVTGLVSFLACLLTGNTANAWQQEYIVSDTKSNTTERYTWDDDHQPRYEDILKERILSSQNMPGLALNLPDSSPTDATSTMSVGWSIPVARRFTTGPVAAWHYDGSTPNMVNEFGDSVSTQSLTDPLWHASVSTLGWRVDTRLGDVRPWAQISYNQQFGDNQWKMQSGLGRLAPSTQYGNWMDVTVGADMLINPYMAAYASMSQAENMSTGEDYLYTLGVSARF from the coding sequence ATGATTATAAAAAAAATAAGTGGCCGCCATGCCGTAACCGGTCTGGTGAGTTTCTTGGCCTGTCTGCTGACAGGCAACACAGCAAATGCCTGGCAACAGGAATATATCGTTTCGGATACAAAAAGTAATACCACTGAGCGTTATACATGGGATGACGATCACCAACCGCGTTATGAGGACATTCTCAAAGAGCGGATCCTCTCTTCACAGAATATGCCCGGTCTGGCGCTGAATTTGCCGGATTCGTCACCGACGGACGCGACCAGCACGATGAGCGTGGGCTGGAGTATTCCCGTTGCCCGCCGCTTCACCACCGGACCGGTTGCCGCCTGGCATTACGACGGCTCCACGCCCAATATGGTTAACGAGTTTGGCGACAGCGTGAGCACGCAGTCGCTGACCGACCCGCTATGGCATGCCAGCGTCAGTACCCTGGGCTGGCGCGTGGATACGCGGCTGGGCGATGTGCGGCCCTGGGCGCAAATCAGCTATAACCAGCAGTTTGGTGATAATCAGTGGAAGATGCAGTCCGGGCTGGGGCGCCTGGCTCCCTCAACGCAATACGGTAACTGGATGGATGTCACCGTCGGGGCCGACATGCTGATCAACCCCTATATGGCGGCCTATGCCTCGATGTCCCAGGCCGAAAATATGTCCACCGGAGAAGATTACCTCTATACCCTCGGCGTCAGCGCCAGGTTCTGA
- a CDS encoding L-lactate MFS transporter produces the protein MNTSTYNRTRWLTLIGTIVTQFALGSVYTWSLFNSALSDKLDAPVSQVAFSFGLLSLGLALSSSIAGKLQERFGVKRVTMASGILLGVGFFLTAHSSNLMMLWLSAGVLVGLADGAGYLLTLSNCVKWFPERKGLISAFAIGSYGLGSLGFKFIDSHLLATVGLEKTFMIWGAIVLVMILFGATLMKDAPQQEVKSVNGVVENDFTLAQSMRKPQYWMLAVMFLTACMSGLYVIGVAKDIAQGMVKLDAATAANAVTIISIANLSGRLVLGILSDKIARIRVITIGQVVSLVGMAALLFAPLNEVTFFAAIACVAFNFGGTITVFPSLVSEFFGLNNLAKNYGVIYLGFGIGSICGSLIASLFGGFYVTFCVIFALLILSLALSTTIRQPQREIFKEAHA, from the coding sequence ATGAACACTTCAACTTACAACCGCACTCGCTGGCTGACCCTTATCGGCACCATAGTGACCCAGTTTGCTCTGGGTTCAGTCTATACCTGGAGCCTGTTTAACAGCGCCCTCTCCGACAAACTCGATGCCCCGGTCAGCCAGGTGGCCTTCTCCTTTGGCTTGCTGAGCCTGGGTCTGGCGCTCTCATCTTCTATCGCGGGTAAATTACAGGAACGTTTTGGCGTAAAACGCGTCACCATGGCTTCCGGGATTTTGCTGGGAGTCGGCTTCTTCCTGACCGCTCACTCCAGCAACCTGATGATGCTCTGGCTGAGTGCCGGGGTGCTGGTGGGGCTGGCGGACGGCGCGGGCTACCTGTTAACCCTGTCGAACTGTGTGAAATGGTTCCCGGAGCGTAAAGGGCTGATCTCCGCCTTCGCTATTGGCTCTTATGGCCTCGGCAGCCTGGGCTTTAAGTTTATCGACAGCCATCTGCTGGCCACCGTTGGTCTGGAGAAGACCTTCATGATCTGGGGCGCTATCGTACTGGTGATGATCCTGTTCGGTGCCACGCTGATGAAAGATGCCCCGCAGCAGGAAGTAAAATCCGTTAACGGCGTGGTGGAGAACGACTTCACCCTTGCTCAGTCCATGCGTAAACCTCAGTACTGGATGCTGGCAGTGATGTTCCTGACCGCCTGCATGAGTGGTCTGTATGTGATTGGCGTAGCGAAAGATATCGCCCAGGGGATGGTGAAACTGGATGCCGCAACGGCGGCCAACGCGGTCACCATTATCTCTATCGCCAACCTCTCTGGTCGCCTGGTGCTCGGTATCCTCTCCGATAAGATCGCCCGCATCCGCGTGATTACGATCGGCCAGGTGGTATCCCTGGTGGGCATGGCCGCGCTGTTATTCGCCCCGCTCAATGAAGTGACCTTCTTCGCCGCCATTGCCTGTGTGGCATTTAACTTCGGCGGCACCATTACCGTCTTCCCGTCGCTGGTAAGTGAATTCTTCGGTCTGAATAACCTGGCAAAAAACTACGGCGTTATTTATTTAGGCTTTGGTATCGGCAGTATTTGCGGCTCGCTTATTGCTTCGCTGTTCGGCGGCTTTTATGTCACCTTCTGCGTTATATTCGCCCTGTTAATCCTCTCTCTGGCGCTCTCAACCACTATTCGCCAACCGCAGCGCGAAATATTTAAAGAAGCGCATGCCTGA